The Jeotgalibacillus haloalkalitolerans region AGGTCCTTCAGCAGTATAGCGGAATGTCTCCCCTGCACGGAACAGGTAGTCCATATACGTGTGCAGCACTGCCGGTACAGTGAAGTTCCAGAGTGGGAACGCAAAAACAATGACATCCGCCTGTTTGAAGCGTTCAAGGTGGCTGTTGGCAATTGTCAGTACTTTGCTTTCAGCGTCAGTTAATGGTGCACTCTCTGCTGATTTGAATTGTGCAGCAAGGAAGTCCTGTCCGATATACGGTAGTTCTTCATTATATAAATCAACATGGTCGACTGTAATCTCTTCATTATTCTTGATTTCTTCCAGGAATAAATCATGCATTTTCGCAGAAACTGACTGGTCTGATGGACGATTGTTTGCTTTAACAACTAGTACTCTCATGATGTAAAAACTCCTTTTTGAAAAAATTTATTACTGTTTACGAAAGTCATATTCTCATTTATCTCGAATACAGGCTAATTTTAAACAAAAAAACAGATCAATTCAAATGATCTGCTTAACTTGTCTATTCAACCTGCTTTTTATATACCCCGCGGCCACTGCATGTAAACAAAAAGGCCTTCTGATTCAATACTGTTTCGAAATGGACCGTTCTTCCCCACAGTTGATAGATATAGTGCATAACCTTTTCAAGATATTGAACGTCCAGCTCTGTTCCTTCGTAGGCATGCCTGATATATAGTTCTCCATTTTTCATATAATCCCCGTCTTCAACATAAAGACAAGGGAAACCACCGTTGACTCTGGACTGTACAAGCTCATCTCTCACCGCTTCAAAATCTTTATCTGTAATTTTGTAGTCCTTGCCGAACTGCTGGAATAAATACAGGTCTTCCTGTCTTGAAAATTCCTTCGTAAAGTAGTTTCTGATAAACGACTGGTCCGACTCAAGCTCACGTATTTCAAACAGTTTTTTCTTCGCTTTCTTTTCGTTTTCTTCCTTCTTCTCGATATCCTGCAGCAGCTTCAGACCAAGATAATATGGGTTGATTGATGTTTTTGACGGCTGAATGACACTTGCATTTAACTTTGCGTATTCAATCGTTTCTTCCTCTGTCAGCGGCAGCTCCCGCATGATTTTCTGATGCCAGTACGTTGCCCATCCTTCATTTAAAATCTTCGTCTCAAGCTGCGGCCAGAAATACAGCATTTCTTCCCGTACCATTGTCATAATGTCCCGTTGCCATTCTTCAAGCTCTTTACTGTGGGACTGAATAAACAGCATTAAATCTTTTTCCGGCTGTTCGGGGAAATTTTTCTTTTTTACCGGTTCATTCTTTTCAACGTCTTCATCCCACAAATCACTATAAGGCTCTTTTGATTTTATTGGTTTTGATTCCTGCACCGGCAGTTCTGATTTGAACAGCAGAGGATCAATATGTTCTTCAATCGCTAATACAGCATTTAAGAAATCCTCTACTTTTTCTACACCAAATTGTTTTTCATACGCTTTGATCCGCTCTGACGTTGCACTCATCTGCTGGATCATATCCCGGTTTGTTTTACTAAACCGTACATTGTTTTTAAAAAAATCACTATGCGCAAGGACGTGGGCAATAATGAGCTTATTCTGGATCAGTGTATTTGTATCAAGAAGAAATGCATAGCATGGATTTGTATTCACAACGAGCTCATAGATTTTACTCAAGCCAAGGTCATACTGCATTTTCATTTTGTGATACTGTTTTCCAAAACTCCAATGGGAAAAGCGCGAGGGCATTCCATATGCACCAAATGTATAAATGACAGATGCGGGACAGATCTCATAGCGCATCGGATAAAAATCTAGACCGAACCCTTTAGCAATTTCAGTTACTTCACCGATTGTTCTGGCTAATACTTTTGATTCCATTCACGTCCCCCCTTCCTATACTCTATTCTTTACTGAAACATCTCATTCTCATTAATTTTTAATCTCCCTCCCCCTGTCTTCTAAGATTCCCCAGGTAAGATAAAATCAAGAACAAAATAAGGAGGCGTCAAACATGAACAGAAAGTTAATCGGTGGAACCATTGCAGGAGCAGTCATTTTGGGAGGAGCATTCGGGGCAGACGCGTTAGCTGATCAGTTCAAAACAGTCGGCATCCAGGATCAGGCTGAGCGTACAGAAAATGCGCAGGCAAACTCACCCGTACAGCAAAATCAAGATGAAAACCTTCTCACTCTTGAAGAAGCGAAAGAGAAAGCTCTGTCTGAATTTGAAGGTGTTGTAGAGAGCATTGAGCTCGAACGTCAGAACGGCAGAATGGTATATGACATTGATATTGATAACGGACCTGAAGATGTGGACCTTGATATGGATGCAGTGACCGGAGAAGTACTAAGAAGTAAAACGGACTGGGATGATGACGATGACAGAGACTCAGATGTAAACAGTAAGGACCTGCTATCCAAACAGGAAGCACTGGATATTGCAACAGCTGAATTCACCGGAAAACCGGAAGAAATCGAGCTGGATGATGATGACGGCAAAATGATTTATGAAATCGAACTGAAGAATGGTGAACAGGAAGCTGAATTTGATATCGATGCAGTGACGGGAGACATCCTTAATATGGAGTTTGATGATTAAAAAAACTGAGCACGGGACAATCGCGTCCCGTGCTCTTTAAGTGTTTTACTCCACTTTTGGCAGATGCTTACCGCAGCAGTGAAGTGAGCCACTTTTAGTTAATCTCCGCTACAATCTTTCCTTTTACTTTTCTCGTTTCAAGCTCTTCCAGTCCTTTAGGAACTTCTTCGAGTGAGATTACCTGCTCTACAAGGCTTTTTATTTCTCCTTTAGCAAGCAGTTCAACCAGATGATCACCAATTGATTTCAGCGTTGCTTCTTCATCATGATTTTCTGATTGATACACACTGCCAAGTGCTACATGGTGAAAAGAAATCGGATGTGCGAATGAAATCGATTCATTCATTTCAGGCTGACCGGCAATAAAGGCGATCTGTCCATTATAGGCAAGTGCTTCAAGTGATTTAGTCGCATTTTCCCTTCCGACTGTATCAAGTACATAGTTCACACCCAGGTCATCTGTGTATTCTTTTGTTTTCTGAACAAAATCTTCCTTGTTATAGTCAATCGCGAAGTCTGCACCCAGCTGCTTCACATGATCATGATTCTCTTCTGAAGCAGTCGTAATGACTGTCAGCCCCGCATATTTTGCAAGCTGAATGGCAAATCCGCCTACTCCGCCAGCTCCTGCATGAATCAGAATCGTTTTGTTCTTTTGAATATGAAGCTTATAAAACAACGCCTGATAAGCCGTATAGGCAGCCACAGGCAGTGCAGCTGCATCAGTAAAAGATACGCCCTCAGGAAGCTTGGATACTGTACGCGCTTTGGCAATTGCATACTCTGCAAATGCGCCTTTCTTAGTCATATCTGCCAGAAATACAACGCGATCTCCCTTGTCAAAGCCTGTAACACCAGCCCCTGTTTCTTCTACCTCACCAGCTGCATCAAGTCCCAAAATATGCGGGTACGTCCAGGCCGGAGAACCATTTTGACCGGTTTTATAATCAACAGGATTCAGTCCCACAGCTTTCACCCTTACCAGAATTTCACCTTCTGCAGGCACCGGCTTTTCTATCTCCTCTACCTGCATCTCACGCCATTGTCCTTTATCCTTTAAAAGTAATGCTTTCACGTCACATTCCTCCTTCTATCTTTCTTTGATGTTACCCATTATGTAAGACAAATAATCTGAGAGTTGATTTTATCATGCAGCTAATGAGCGACCTACTAATTTGCCTGCAAAAAAAGATAAGACAAAAATGCCTTATCCTCTAACTCGTTTCGCTGCGCTTCAGTCGGACGCTTTCCAAGCGATGGTTGCTGAGCCTCCTCGCCTTCGGCTGCGGGGTCTCAGCTTCCCACTAATCGCTCCGGAGTCGCCGCCTTACTCTTCGCTGCACTATGATTGTAATCTATACCTTGATTTACACAATAAAGAATAATTTGTCCCCTATCCTCCTTAAAATTTTCTCTCAGTTGAAGCCAGGCCATGTTTCACTGCATAGAGTGCAGCCTGTGTACGATCAGATACTTCAAGCTTCGAAAAGAGATTAGATATATGCGTTTTTACAGTTTTTTCGGTAATAAATAATGAAGATGCAATCTCCTTGTTGCTTTTTCCTTTTGCCAGCTCCAGCAGGACATCCTTTTCTCTTTTAGTCAGCTGATGAACTTCATGGGGCGATGGCTCTTCTTGGTTCACGCGTGTCATTAAGTGACTCGTCGCTTTAGGGTGTAATGTATTTTCACCTTTCACAAGCTTCCGGATCGAGTCTGCCAGTTCATCAGGCTCGATATCTTTCAGCTGATACCCTGCTGCTCCGGCTTCAATAGCCGGCACAACATGATCCTGGTCGGAAAAGCTTGTCAGCATCATAATTTCCGTTGAAGGAAGCGCACGCTTGATTTCTCTTGTCGCTTCTATGCCATCCATCTCAGGCATTACAAGGTCCATCAGCACAACATCAGGCTGGAATTTCTTAACCATCGCGACAGCTTCAACTCCGTTTTTCGCCTCGCCGACGATTTCAATGTCCTTCTGGGTTTTTAAAAAGAAGACGAGTCCTCTTCTGACAACATGGTGATCGTCTGCGATCAGTAATTTAATTGACATCTAAACACCTCCTAGTAGGGCAATACAATTTTTATCTGTGTTCCTTCAGCAGGATGGCTTTTCAGCGAAAAATCTCCATTTAAAAGCCTTGTTCGCTCTTTCATACTCGAGATGCCCACTGACGGAAGCTTCTCTACGTGATCTGGATAAAAACCCCGGCCAAAATCTCGGATGGTCAGCTTAATTTTGTCTGCTTCCGCTTCAATCCAGATATAAATTTCATCTGCTCCGGCATGCCTTTTACAGTTTGTAATGGCTTCCTGACCGATCCTGAAAATGGTTTCTTCCACCTTCGAAGGCAGGTTCAGAACCCCTTCAATTTTGATGGTCGCTTTTAATCCAAGCATCTCAGCAAAACCGTTCAGCGCTTCAGTCAGCCCGCCTTCCATGCCTTTAGGGCGAAGCTGCCAGATCAGCGCTCTCATTTCAGTCAGCGCTTCCTGGGCAAGTGACTGGAGGCTCTGAAATGTTTCTTTTACATCCTGCTCATCAGACATCTCCGCTCCGCCTCTTGCTGTGAGCGTCATTGAAAATAACAGCTGGTTAACTGAGTCATGCAGATCCCTGGCAAGCCTGTTCCGCTCCTGCATTAAGGCAACTTCCTGCTCTTTTTTAGTCAGCTGGATCCGCTTGATCGCAGACCCGATCTGAAATGCAACGGATTCAAGCAGTGCCAGCTCATTTGCTTCAAATTCTCTTCTGCCTGGTGTAGCTACATTCAGTAGCCCAAAACGTTCGTTACCTGATTGCAGCGGCACTGTTGCGTGATGTGTGATGCCTTCAGGGTTTACCTGACTGCGGTCGATTGCTTCTGTGATCCTCTTGCATTCAATTATATTAGAGGCCTTTCTCAGTCTCCCCTGTCTAAAGCGGTTTACACACCAGCAGCCGCCTGTTTTCATATAGAAACAATCCTGTTCAGTCAGAATATCAGGAAGGTTTTCGTGAGCAATTAAGGCATGTTTGCCGTTTTCCTCAATAAAAAAGACCCAGCCTGTGTGAAAATCTGTACCTTCAAGGAATTTTTCAAGTGATCCCTGAAGCATCGGTTCGAGTTCTGTTTCCTCGTTCAGAAGCTCAGCAATTTCTTTCAGGATTGTTACATGTGAGGGATCGTTCATATCATCACCGCCCATTTCTGTTGTTTTTATTATAAGTCATACACTCTGAGGGTACTAATGTTTCCTGTTCGGTCAAAAGGCTGAAATGCATGAAAAGTGATATTGAAAATTCCAAAACTCACTTTCAATGAAAACTTCAGTGCAGCGGAGCGGAAGGCGGCGAATCCGGGACGAATAGAGGGAAGCTGAGACCCCGCAAGCCGCAGGCTGAGGAGGCTCAGCAACCTCCGTCCGGAAAGCGTCCGCCTGAAGCGCAGCGAAACGATTAAAGAGGCTGGACACATTTTTGTGCCAGCCCCTTATCATCCATCTTCTATATATTATTATCAGTTCAACTCAGCTTTAATTTTCTCCATAAAGGATTTTTTAATGCTGCTCAGTTTTTCTTCACTGTCGTCGAGTGATGTGCCGACTACGCTGAAGTAGAATTTGATTTTCGGTTCTGTACCGCTTGGTCTGACGCATACCCATGAGCCATCTTCAAGGAAATATTTCAGCACGTTTGATGCAGGCAGGTTGATTTTATACTCAGCGCCTTCTTTTGAGTGGCGGCGCAGAGATGTTAAATAATCTTCCTGTGCTTCAACAGATAAGCCTGCAACTTCCTGAAGCGGTGTTGCACGAAGGGATGATAAAAGTGACTGGATTTTTTCAGCCCCATCCTTCCCCTTCATTGTGATGGATTCAAGATCCTCCTTGTAATAACCGTGCCGCTCATAAATTGCGAGAAGCACTTCATACAGTGTCTTGCCTTCAGCTTTATGATAAGCTGCGGCTTCTGTTGCGAGCAGTGCTGCCTGAATCGCATCTTTATCACGCGCAAAGTCTTTTACAAGGTAGCCGTAGCTTTCTTCATAGCCAAAAAGGAATTCATATTCACCTGAGGCCTGATAATGCTTAATTTTTTCACCGATAAATTTGAATCCTGTCAGAACGTCTTCAGCTGTTGCACCATAATGCTCAGCTACTTTTCTGCCGATTTCTGATGTAACGATGGTTTTGAATACCCGTCCATTTTCAGGCAGCTGACCTTTTTCTTTTTTACGTGCCAGCAGATAATCGAGCAGGAGCGCACCTGTCTGATTACCAGTTAACAGCGTATACTCTCCGTTTGGTCCCTGTACTGCTAGTCCGAGTCTGTCACCGTCCGGATCAGCTGTGATCAGCAGGTCGGCATTTACCTTCTTTCCATCTCTGATCGCATACTCAAATGCACCCGGTTCTTCAGGGTTTGGAGATTTAAGGGTAGGGAATTCTGAATCAGGCATTTCCTGCTCTGCTACCACATGGACATCATATCCAAGCGCTTTCAGTCCGCGCTGTACCATCGCGTTAGATGCACCGTGCAGAGGAGAGAAAACAACCTTCAAGTCTGATTCCTTTGCCATCTGAGGCTTTTCAGAAACTGTAATCAGGTGTTCAGCATACGCATCGTCCAGATCAGCACCAACAATTTCAATCAGACCTGCAGACTTCAGCTCCTCAACAGGCTTTACCTGAATATCGAGTTCGTTTTCGATCAGGTTGATTTCATCAATCACATCATCTGCATCCTTGAGGTTCAGCTGGGCACCATCAGCCCCATATACTTTAAAACCGTTATATTCAGGAGGGTTATGACTGGCTGTTGTCATTCCGCCCATGAAAGTTCCAAGATGACGAACGGCAAATGACAGCTCAGGCGTTGATCTGAGTGATTCAAAGACGTACGTTTTAATTCCGTGAGAAGCGAGCGTGCGTGCAATTTCCATAGAGAACTCAGGAGATTTTCTGCGGCAGTCATATGCCAGCACAACGCCTTTATTTTTTGCTTCTTCCCCGCTTTTTTCTATGTATTTCGCCAGTCCCTCTGCAGCTTTGCGGACTGTATAAATGTTCATTTTATTCGTTCCTGCACCGATTTCACCGCGCATACCGCCTGTACCGAATTCAAGGTTCTTATAAAATGCATCTTCAATTGCTTTATCGTTCCCTTTCATTGCTGCCAGTTCAGCATGCAGCTCCTGATCCAGTCCTTCATAAGTCACCCATTTGTTATATGTATTCTGTACGCTCATAAAATCCCCTCCGTATTGGTTTTTACTATTGTAGCATGCCCTCAGACTGTTGAATATTGAAAAGTCAGAAAAGATCTTATTAAAAATCAGAGGGCGGGACAACGTTGTCTCACCCTCTGTTTCGGATTACTTTGATGTAGAACTCATCACTATTAACTGATCATCAATTACTTTTTATAATTAATCGAATAAATATCGTGTCTGCGGTCTTTCAGCTGGCGTACCGTTCCGCCCTGGCGCTGGCGGCGGAGGATTTCGAGATCGACATCCCCGATCATCACCATCTCAAGGTTAGGGTCTGTTTCACCGACAATACCATCACGTGCAAACTCGAAGTCAGACGGTGCAAAGATGGCTGACTGAGCATATTGAATATCCATATTTTCAGTTTCAGGCAGGTTGCCGACTGTACCAGAAATGACTGTATAGATCTGGTTTTCAACAGCACGTGCCTGTGAACAGTATCTTACGCGCAGGTAACCCTGACGATCTTCTGTACAGAATGGCGTAAAGATAATTTTCGCACCCATATCTGTTGCAATACGTGCAAGTTCAGGGAATTCAATGTCATAACAGATTTGAATCGCGATTTTGCCGCAGTCTGTATCAAATACCCTGACTGTGTCTCCAGGGCTGATGCCCCACCATTTACGTTCATTTGGCGTAATATGAAGCTTGTACTGCTTCTCAATCGTCCCGTCTCTTCTGAACAGATAAGCGATGTTATAAATCTCATCATCGTCCTCTTTCACAAAGTGGGAGCCGCCAATGATATTGACGTTATAACGTACTGCAAGATCCGTGAAGAGTTCAATGTATTCTTCTGTGTAATCCGTCAGCTTTCTTACTGCCATACTAGGAGACTTTTCATTCAGGAATGACATCAGCTGTGTTGTGAAGATCTCAGGGAACACAACAAAATCTGATTGTGCATCTGAAGCCACATCAGTAAAATATTCAACCTGATTTGCAAAATCAGTAAATGAATCGATCTGACGCATCATGTACTGCACAACACAGATTCTTACAGGATGACTCGTCTTAAAGTGTCTCTTTGATTTCGGACGATAGTCCACATTGTTCCATTCCATCAGCGTTGCATATTTATTTGACTGCTTATCATCCGGCAGATAGTTCGGATTGATCCGCATCAGTGTAAAGCCGTTAATCAGCTGAAATGACAGAACCGGATCATAGATTTTATGCATCTGAACAGAATCTACGTATTCACGTGGAGACATTTCCCCTGCGTATTTGTGATAGTTCGGAATTCTTCCGCCGATAATAATACTTTTCAGGTTGAATTCTCTCGCTAATTCTCTTCTTGCTTCATATAATCTGTGCCCAACCTTCATCCGGCGGAATTCCGGGTGAACCATTACTTCAATTCCGTAGAGGTTGTAGCCGTCAGGATTGTGGTTTGTGATATAACCTTCATCGGTTACATCGTCCCATGTATGACGGTCATCATATTCATCAAAGTTAATAATCAGACTTGAGCATGAACCGATAATATCGCCATCCAGCTCCGCGACAAGCTGACCATCGGGGAACATGTCCAGATGACTTTCAAGGTGCTCTGTTTTCCATGGCTGCATGCCGGGAAAGCAAAGCTTTTGCATATGAATAATTTTATCTATATCTGCATGAATCATTTTACGAATGATCATTTTTTTCTCAAATTGAGATAAATCAAGTTTTTCAGACATACTTTCACTCCTCGGAAACATTGTTACTGTTAATTATAAACCCAATTATCAATAATAACAGCATCCAGTCTTTCTGTGCCAAATTTTAGACATATTCCATCTGTTTTTAGGGTGAATAAGCTTTCTCTGCTTGTATTATTGACGTTTTAATTTTACAATCTTCAATGACAAGAGATTTTCAAGCGAAATGAGGCGTCATCATGACCAAAAAGATAGAAAACATGCTTTTTGCTGCCTGGGCTGCCGCTTTTACTGCTACGATGGGGTCACTATATTTCTCTGAGATCAGAGGCTTCGAGCCTTGTGAGCTTTGCTGGTATCAGCGCATTTTTATGTACCCGCTTGTAGTAATTTTACTCATCGCAGTCGTAAAAAAAGATGCAAAAGCAGCACTTTATTCTGCTATTCTTTCAGGAATTGGCGGATGTATATCCATTTATCATTACAGTATCCAGAAGATCGACGCGCTATCAACTTCAGCACCTGCATGCGGAAGAGTGCCATGTACAGGTGAATATATTAATTGGGCCGGATTCATTACAATTCCATTCCTGGCGTTAACTGCATTCACCATTATTTTTACCTTAAGTCTAATCATTCTTAAGCAACCGAAAGGAGCAACACCATCATGAAAAAAATTCTGATTTTTGGCGGCGTGATTGTACTGATTTTCGCAGCAATCGCACTGATCACAAATATGCAAAATGCCTCAAAAACAGAGGACAACCCTTACGGAAAAGATGATTTGGATCAATCTACAATTGATCTGCTTGATGATGAAAATTATCAGAACCAGATTGTACCGGAAGACCTTGAAGAACGTATCTCAAGCGGTGAGCCGACAACGGTTTACTTCTTCAGCCCTGAATGTCAGTACTGCCTGGAGACAACACCTATGCTTGCTCCACTCGCTGAAGAAATGGATGTAGACATGGTTCAGCATAATTTAATTGAGTTCCAGGATTCATGGAACAAATACGGCATCCAGTCTACACCAACTTTGATCCATTATGAAGATGGAGAGGCTGTAGATGGTATCGTAGGTGCTGCAACTGAAGAGGATTACAGAGCATTCTTTGAGCGCAATGTAACAGGAGAATAATAGATGACTGCCGGGGATCACAGCTGCTGATTGTCCGGCAGTTTTTTTACTTGATTAAGAAAGGAGCTGTTAAGATTGAAAGAACGTTTTTCGTTGACTGTTCTTCCTAAATGGGACGGTCTAACACTAGAGGCGCTGTTAAAGGATGAACTTTCATTCGGGAAAAAAACCATTCATCAATGGAGAATGGATAAAAGCATTTTAATGAATGGAGATTTAAGGCCATGGAAGGATCCATTGTCTGAAGGCGATGTGGTTTCGTTTGAATATGAAGCATCGCAATCTGCTCCTGCGTGGAACAATCAGATTGAGGTGCTATATGAAGATGACCACCTCTTGATTGTAAATAAACCTGCCGGCCTTGATACACATCCTAACGACGAGACAGATCATAAAACCCTCCAACATGCAGTCGTTCATTACTTGCTTTCTGCAGGTCATATAGGCTATGCGCAGCCGGTTCACAGACTTGACCGTGACACAACAGGTGCCATTCTATTTGCAAAGCATCCGGCGATCAAGCCTTTACTTGATCAGCTGCTTGAAAAAAGAATGATTAAACGGACGTACATTGCGTTGGCAGAAGGAAAAGTGAAGTCAGAAGGAACGATCAGTGAACCAATCGGTAAGGACCGGCACCATCCTGTCAGAAGACGTGTATCCCCGGGCGGTCAGAAGGCTGTGACACATTATCAGTGTTTATCATATGATCCTGAGAAAAACCTTTCTTTAGTGGAGCTGAATCTTGA contains the following coding sequences:
- a CDS encoding SpoVR family protein, with the protein product MESKVLARTIGEVTEIAKGFGLDFYPMRYEICPASVIYTFGAYGMPSRFSHWSFGKQYHKMKMQYDLGLSKIYELVVNTNPCYAFLLDTNTLIQNKLIIAHVLAHSDFFKNNVRFSKTNRDMIQQMSATSERIKAYEKQFGVEKVEDFLNAVLAIEEHIDPLLFKSELPVQESKPIKSKEPYSDLWDEDVEKNEPVKKKNFPEQPEKDLMLFIQSHSKELEEWQRDIMTMVREEMLYFWPQLETKILNEGWATYWHQKIMRELPLTEEETIEYAKLNASVIQPSKTSINPYYLGLKLLQDIEKKEENEKKAKKKLFEIRELESDQSFIRNYFTKEFSRQEDLYLFQQFGKDYKITDKDFEAVRDELVQSRVNGGFPCLYVEDGDYMKNGELYIRHAYEGTELDVQYLEKVMHYIYQLWGRTVHFETVLNQKAFLFTCSGRGVYKKQVE
- a CDS encoding response regulator transcription factor — its product is MSIKLLIADDHHVVRRGLVFFLKTQKDIEIVGEAKNGVEAVAMVKKFQPDVVLMDLVMPEMDGIEATREIKRALPSTEIMMLTSFSDQDHVVPAIEAGAAGYQLKDIEPDELADSIRKLVKGENTLHPKATSHLMTRVNQEEPSPHEVHQLTKREKDVLLELAKGKSNKEIASSLFITEKTVKTHISNLFSKLEVSDRTQAALYAVKHGLASTERKF
- a CDS encoding phospho-sugar mutase, encoding MSVQNTYNKWVTYEGLDQELHAELAAMKGNDKAIEDAFYKNLEFGTGGMRGEIGAGTNKMNIYTVRKAAEGLAKYIEKSGEEAKNKGVVLAYDCRRKSPEFSMEIARTLASHGIKTYVFESLRSTPELSFAVRHLGTFMGGMTTASHNPPEYNGFKVYGADGAQLNLKDADDVIDEINLIENELDIQVKPVEELKSAGLIEIVGADLDDAYAEHLITVSEKPQMAKESDLKVVFSPLHGASNAMVQRGLKALGYDVHVVAEQEMPDSEFPTLKSPNPEEPGAFEYAIRDGKKVNADLLITADPDGDRLGLAVQGPNGEYTLLTGNQTGALLLDYLLARKKEKGQLPENGRVFKTIVTSEIGRKVAEHYGATAEDVLTGFKFIGEKIKHYQASGEYEFLFGYEESYGYLVKDFARDKDAIQAALLATEAAAYHKAEGKTLYEVLLAIYERHGYYKEDLESITMKGKDGAEKIQSLLSSLRATPLQEVAGLSVEAQEDYLTSLRRHSKEGAEYKINLPASNVLKYFLEDGSWVCVRPSGTEPKIKFYFSVVGTSLDDSEEKLSSIKKSFMEKIKAELN
- a CDS encoding disulfide oxidoreductase — its product is MTKKIENMLFAAWAAAFTATMGSLYFSEIRGFEPCELCWYQRIFMYPLVVILLIAVVKKDAKAALYSAILSGIGGCISIYHYSIQKIDALSTSAPACGRVPCTGEYINWAGFITIPFLALTAFTIIFTLSLIILKQPKGATPS
- a CDS encoding GAF domain-containing sensor histidine kinase, whose amino-acid sequence is MNDPSHVTILKEIAELLNEETELEPMLQGSLEKFLEGTDFHTGWVFFIEENGKHALIAHENLPDILTEQDCFYMKTGGCWCVNRFRQGRLRKASNIIECKRITEAIDRSQVNPEGITHHATVPLQSGNERFGLLNVATPGRREFEANELALLESVAFQIGSAIKRIQLTKKEQEVALMQERNRLARDLHDSVNQLLFSMTLTARGGAEMSDEQDVKETFQSLQSLAQEALTEMRALIWQLRPKGMEGGLTEALNGFAEMLGLKATIKIEGVLNLPSKVEETIFRIGQEAITNCKRHAGADEIYIWIEAEADKIKLTIRDFGRGFYPDHVEKLPSVGISSMKERTRLLNGDFSLKSHPAEGTQIKIVLPY
- a CDS encoding thioredoxin family protein — translated: MKKILIFGGVIVLIFAAIALITNMQNASKTEDNPYGKDDLDQSTIDLLDDENYQNQIVPEDLEERISSGEPTTVYFFSPECQYCLETTPMLAPLAEEMDVDMVQHNLIEFQDSWNKYGIQSTPTLIHYEDGEAVDGIVGAATEEDYRAFFERNVTGE
- a CDS encoding RluA family pseudouridine synthase; translation: MKERFSLTVLPKWDGLTLEALLKDELSFGKKTIHQWRMDKSILMNGDLRPWKDPLSEGDVVSFEYEASQSAPAWNNQIEVLYEDDHLLIVNKPAGLDTHPNDETDHKTLQHAVVHYLLSAGHIGYAQPVHRLDRDTTGAILFAKHPAIKPLLDQLLEKRMIKRTYIALAEGKVKSEGTISEPIGKDRHHPVRRRVSPGGQKAVTHYQCLSYDPEKNLSLVELNLETGRTHQIRVHLSFIGHPIAGDTLYGSTGKFSYQALHAKKLSLSHPFTLEQVSVEAKHPDYFG
- a CDS encoding PepSY domain-containing protein; this encodes MNRKLIGGTIAGAVILGGAFGADALADQFKTVGIQDQAERTENAQANSPVQQNQDENLLTLEEAKEKALSEFEGVVESIELERQNGRMVYDIDIDNGPEDVDLDMDAVTGEVLRSKTDWDDDDDRDSDVNSKDLLSKQEALDIATAEFTGKPEEIELDDDDGKMIYEIELKNGEQEAEFDIDAVTGDILNMEFDD
- a CDS encoding GNAT family N-acetyltransferase produces the protein MSEKLDLSQFEKKMIIRKMIHADIDKIIHMQKLCFPGMQPWKTEHLESHLDMFPDGQLVAELDGDIIGSCSSLIINFDEYDDRHTWDDVTDEGYITNHNPDGYNLYGIEVMVHPEFRRMKVGHRLYEARRELAREFNLKSIIIGGRIPNYHKYAGEMSPREYVDSVQMHKIYDPVLSFQLINGFTLMRINPNYLPDDKQSNKYATLMEWNNVDYRPKSKRHFKTSHPVRICVVQYMMRQIDSFTDFANQVEYFTDVASDAQSDFVVFPEIFTTQLMSFLNEKSPSMAVRKLTDYTEEYIELFTDLAVRYNVNIIGGSHFVKEDDDEIYNIAYLFRRDGTIEKQYKLHITPNERKWWGISPGDTVRVFDTDCGKIAIQICYDIEFPELARIATDMGAKIIFTPFCTEDRQGYLRVRYCSQARAVENQIYTVISGTVGNLPETENMDIQYAQSAIFAPSDFEFARDGIVGETDPNLEMVMIGDVDLEILRRQRQGGTVRQLKDRRHDIYSINYKK
- a CDS encoding FMN-dependent NADH-azoreductase, which gives rise to MRVLVVKANNRPSDQSVSAKMHDLFLEEIKNNEEITVDHVDLYNEELPYIGQDFLAAQFKSAESAPLTDAESKVLTIANSHLERFKQADVIVFAFPLWNFTVPAVLHTYMDYLFRAGETFRYTAEGPQGLMGDKRAILLNARGGDYSAPAMQGAEMSVNFIKNALGFFGIQQQTDVIIEGHNQYVDRSEEIKEEGFKRVVEAAKDLSAVAAR
- a CDS encoding zinc-binding dehydrogenase, giving the protein MKALLLKDKGQWREMQVEEIEKPVPAEGEILVRVKAVGLNPVDYKTGQNGSPAWTYPHILGLDAAGEVEETGAGVTGFDKGDRVVFLADMTKKGAFAEYAIAKARTVSKLPEGVSFTDAAALPVAAYTAYQALFYKLHIQKNKTILIHAGAGGVGGFAIQLAKYAGLTVITTASEENHDHVKQLGADFAIDYNKEDFVQKTKEYTDDLGVNYVLDTVGRENATKSLEALAYNGQIAFIAGQPEMNESISFAHPISFHHVALGSVYQSENHDEEATLKSIGDHLVELLAKGEIKSLVEQVISLEEVPKGLEELETRKVKGKIVAEIN